In a genomic window of Paraburkholderia phenazinium:
- a CDS encoding hybrid sensor histidine kinase/response regulator, with the protein MTNPSVNILIVDDIAHNITALQASLTQPDINLLVADSGTAALDLLLKHEVALAILDVNMPGMNGFELASLMRGSPRTSHVPIIFLTATAQDASRTFRGYEAGAVDFLYKPFDSRILQSKVDVFVQLEQQKRQLAAQLVTTRQMLEANEMLMAVLSHDLRTPLGAVLSSAEYLMRLEAGDTVTTTATRIKSSSLRMARMVDQLLNLARLQGGRLHLQPRSIELATLCQSVVDEFATHKGAGQIVLASEGDSAGRWDTDLMWQAISNLISNALHHGEPGGSIVVRIDAGRAERIALSVTNRGVIPAEVVPHLFKAFGAGSVGGRSREGLGLGLHIVREIVHMHGGEVGVQSDETQGTVFSIELPRTPVRGRGSLSGR; encoded by the coding sequence ATGACGAATCCCTCTGTCAACATTCTGATCGTCGACGACATCGCGCATAACATCACGGCGCTGCAGGCGTCGTTGACCCAGCCCGACATCAACCTGCTGGTGGCCGACTCCGGCACGGCCGCGCTGGACCTGCTGCTCAAGCACGAGGTGGCGCTCGCCATCCTCGACGTCAACATGCCCGGCATGAACGGCTTCGAACTGGCCTCGCTGATGCGCGGTAGCCCGCGCACCTCGCACGTGCCGATCATCTTTCTCACGGCCACCGCGCAGGACGCCTCGCGCACCTTCCGCGGCTATGAAGCCGGTGCGGTGGATTTCCTCTACAAGCCGTTCGATTCGCGCATCCTGCAATCGAAGGTGGATGTCTTCGTGCAACTCGAGCAGCAGAAGCGCCAACTGGCCGCGCAACTGGTGACCACGCGCCAGATGCTCGAGGCCAACGAGATGCTGATGGCCGTGCTGAGCCACGATCTGCGCACGCCGCTCGGCGCGGTGCTGTCGTCGGCCGAATATCTGATGCGCCTTGAAGCCGGCGACACGGTGACGACCACCGCGACGCGCATCAAGAGCAGTTCGCTGCGCATGGCCCGCATGGTCGACCAGTTGCTCAATCTCGCGCGGTTGCAAGGCGGGCGGCTGCACTTGCAACCGCGTTCGATCGAGCTGGCGACGCTGTGCCAGTCCGTGGTCGACGAATTCGCCACTCACAAGGGCGCCGGGCAGATCGTCCTCGCGAGCGAGGGCGATTCGGCGGGCCGCTGGGACACCGATCTGATGTGGCAAGCCATCTCGAACCTGATCAGCAATGCGCTGCATCACGGCGAGCCGGGCGGCAGCATCGTGGTACGGATCGACGCAGGGAGGGCCGAGCGGATCGCGCTGAGCGTGACGAACCGGGGCGTGATTCCCGCCGAGGTCGTGCCGCATCTGTTCAAGGCGTTCGGCGCCGGGAGCGTCGGCGGGCGGTCGCGCGAAGGGCTCGGGCTCGGCCTGCATATCGTGCGCGAGATCGTCCATATGCATGGTGGCGAGGTCGGCGTGCAGTCGGATGAGACGCAGGGCACGGTCTTCTCCATCGAACTGCCGCGCACGCCCGTGCGTGGGCGCGGCTCACTGAGCGGGCGTTAG
- a CDS encoding CheR family methyltransferase, which yields MKTNPTTAPEPRPPRISDFDIELTLLLEAIYLKYQHDFRHYAMSSLRRRLTQALDEFGLATLSQMQDRIMRSGADFARLFQYLTVQVSDMFRDPAYFLALRQQVMPVLRTYPSIKVWVAGCSTGEELWSLKILFDEEGLTERTLFYATDINPDALARAEAGIYALDRIAGFTQNYLAAGGKRSLSDYYHAAYGGARFAGALKDRVVFADHSLSTDEVFLEAHLVSCRNVMIYFDRALQDRALGLFQRALVRRGFLGLGSKESLRFSNQHEAFDEFCPRERIYQKR from the coding sequence ATGAAGACGAACCCAACGACTGCGCCCGAGCCGCGGCCCCCGCGTATCAGCGATTTCGACATCGAACTGACGCTGCTGCTCGAGGCCATCTACCTGAAGTACCAGCACGACTTTCGCCACTACGCGATGTCGTCGCTGCGCCGCCGGTTGACCCAGGCGCTCGACGAGTTCGGCCTCGCCACGCTCTCGCAGATGCAGGATCGCATCATGCGCAGCGGCGCCGATTTCGCCCGGCTGTTTCAATACCTGACGGTGCAGGTGAGCGATATGTTTCGCGATCCTGCCTATTTTCTGGCGCTGCGCCAGCAGGTCATGCCGGTGTTGCGGACCTATCCGTCCATCAAGGTCTGGGTGGCCGGATGCAGCACGGGCGAGGAACTGTGGTCGCTGAAGATTCTCTTCGACGAAGAGGGCCTCACCGAGCGCACCTTGTTCTACGCTACGGATATCAACCCCGACGCGCTGGCGCGGGCCGAAGCCGGCATCTATGCGCTCGACCGGATTGCCGGCTTCACGCAAAACTACCTGGCGGCGGGCGGCAAGCGTTCGCTCTCGGACTACTATCACGCGGCCTACGGCGGCGCGCGCTTTGCCGGCGCGCTGAAGGACCGGGTGGTGTTCGCCGATCACAGCCTGTCGACCGACGAAGTGTTCCTTGAAGCACATCTGGTGTCGTGCCGCAACGTTATGATCTATTTCGACCGCGCGTTGCAGGACCGCGCGCTGGGGCTGTTTCAGCGCGCCCTGGTACGGCGCGGCTTTCTCGGCCTCGGCAGCAAGGAAAGTTTGCGTTTTTCGAACCAGCACGAAGCGTTCGACGAATTTTGTCCGCGCGAGCGCATTTATCAGAAACGCTAG
- a CDS encoding chemotaxis protein CheB yields the protein MRAIRPAVKRQPASTQSRAFELVALGASAGGIDVLNGLLAALPSDFAAAVMIVVHLPPDPPSYLVESFGRRSSLPVIEPDAGERILAGRVYVAPPGYHMLVEDDRTVALSTEAAVRFSRPSIDVMFESAAWRYRERVLAILLSGANEDGVLGLETVRAAGGAAWAQAPETAASPEMPRAAIERGAVDEVLSPSTMARRLARLPAFTDHDS from the coding sequence ATGCGAGCCATCCGTCCCGCCGTGAAGCGCCAGCCCGCCTCGACGCAGTCGCGTGCGTTCGAGCTGGTGGCGCTCGGCGCGTCGGCGGGTGGAATCGACGTCCTGAACGGCTTGCTGGCCGCGCTGCCCAGCGACTTCGCGGCGGCCGTCATGATCGTGGTGCACCTGCCGCCCGATCCGCCGAGTTACCTGGTGGAGAGCTTCGGCCGTCGCAGCAGCTTGCCGGTGATCGAACCGGACGCCGGCGAGCGGATTCTCGCCGGCCGCGTCTACGTCGCGCCGCCCGGCTATCACATGCTGGTGGAAGACGACCGCACCGTGGCGCTCTCCACCGAGGCGGCCGTGCGCTTTTCGCGGCCGTCCATTGATGTGATGTTCGAATCCGCGGCGTGGCGGTATCGCGAACGTGTGCTCGCCATCCTGCTCTCGGGCGCCAATGAAGACGGCGTGCTCGGCCTCGAAACGGTGCGCGCCGCCGGTGGCGCCGCCTGGGCGCAGGCGCCTGAAACCGCCGCGTCGCCGGAAATGCCGCGCGCCGCAATCGAACGCGGCGCAGTGGACGAAGTGTTGTCACCCTCTACCATGGCCCGTCGTCTTGCCCGACTGCCGGCCTTTACCGACCACGATTCCTGA
- a CDS encoding LytR/AlgR family response regulator transcription factor, whose protein sequence is MHATALIAEDEPLLSANLQAELLRLWPELRIVASVGDGASALRQGLALQPDVLFLDIRMPGMSGLEAAQALAEDWPDAGRPLPLLVFVTAYDEYALHAFERAALDYVLKPVQPERLAKTCERLQAALQARAQSQPQGGDLALAPMIDQLRTLFGAGIAGASGAPGAAPAAPLRMIQASAGNTITMVPVSEVLYFEAADKYVRVITAVQEHLIRTSLRELLLQLDPQQFWQIHRGTVVRAEMIASASRDDAGKLTLSLRGHTDRLSVSRLYADQFKGM, encoded by the coding sequence ATGCACGCTACCGCTCTGATCGCCGAAGACGAACCCTTGCTCTCCGCCAACCTGCAAGCCGAACTGCTCCGTCTGTGGCCGGAACTGCGCATCGTCGCGAGCGTCGGCGATGGGGCGTCGGCGCTCAGGCAGGGTCTCGCGCTGCAGCCCGACGTGCTGTTCCTCGATATCCGCATGCCTGGAATGAGCGGTCTGGAAGCCGCCCAGGCGCTGGCCGAAGACTGGCCCGACGCGGGCCGTCCGCTGCCGCTGCTGGTCTTCGTGACGGCATACGACGAATACGCGCTGCATGCCTTCGAACGCGCCGCGCTCGACTATGTCCTCAAGCCGGTGCAGCCGGAACGGCTGGCAAAAACCTGCGAGCGTCTGCAAGCGGCGTTGCAGGCGCGTGCGCAATCGCAACCGCAAGGCGGGGATCTGGCGTTGGCGCCGATGATCGATCAGTTGCGCACGCTGTTCGGCGCGGGGATAGCGGGCGCATCGGGTGCACCCGGTGCTGCGCCGGCCGCGCCGCTGCGCATGATCCAGGCGAGCGCCGGCAACACGATCACGATGGTCCCGGTCAGCGAGGTGCTGTACTTCGAAGCGGCAGACAAATACGTGCGCGTGATTACGGCCGTCCAGGAACACCTGATCCGCACATCCTTGCGGGAACTGCTGCTGCAACTCGACCCGCAGCAGTTCTGGCAGATTCACCGCGGCACGGTGGTGCGCGCCGAGATGATTGCCAGCGCGTCACGCGACGATGCCGGCAAGCTCACGCTCAGCCTGCGCGGCCACACCGACAGGCTGAGCGTGAGCCGCCTGTACGCCGATCAGTTCAAGGGCATGTAA
- a CDS encoding carboxymuconolactone decarboxylase family protein, producing MSRLTAIQPEAATGAAAELFAKIKKAAGKVPNAYATIGTHSPAALGAMLGVDAVLASSSLAKADIEVIKLVVSEVAGCDYCIAAHTLMGKFAGLSPDVMKQVRAGTATGDAKRDALVRFVRTLVGTHGTVAAQELDAVRAAGYSEQQVIEVALAIASITFTNLVNRVNDTTLDFPAVA from the coding sequence ATGTCCCGTCTTACCGCAATCCAACCTGAAGCCGCCACCGGCGCTGCCGCCGAACTTTTCGCCAAAATCAAGAAGGCGGCCGGCAAGGTGCCGAATGCCTACGCCACCATCGGTACCCACAGCCCGGCTGCGCTCGGCGCGATGCTCGGCGTCGACGCCGTGCTGGCGAGCAGCAGCCTTGCCAAAGCGGATATCGAAGTGATCAAGCTGGTGGTTAGCGAAGTGGCGGGCTGTGACTACTGTATCGCTGCCCATACGCTGATGGGCAAGTTTGCCGGTCTGTCGCCGGACGTCATGAAGCAGGTCCGCGCCGGTACCGCGACGGGCGACGCGAAGCGCGATGCGCTGGTGCGCTTTGTCCGCACGCTGGTCGGCACGCACGGCACGGTGGCGGCGCAAGAGCTCGACGCGGTGCGCGCGGCCGGCTACAGCGAACAGCAGGTCATCGAAGTGGCGCTGGCGATCGCCTCCATCACCTTCACCAACCTGGTGAACCGCGTGAACGATACGACGCTGGATTTTCCCGCCGTAGCGTAA
- a CDS encoding sulfonate ABC transporter substrate-binding protein — MASSDHSTPGAQPVDSSRRTLLKAAGALAVGTGAVMAGGAGALLSSSSALAQGNAKTLRIGFQKYGNFVVLKARGSLEKRLAQQGVGVQWLEFPAGPQLLEGLNAGAVDVGTVGETPPIFAQAGGVDFVYIANEPPAPKGEALVVQQDSPIRTVADLRGKKVALNRGSNVHYLLVKALQRAGLAYTDIQPIYLTPADARAAFVQRSVDAWVIWDPYLAAIQRQANARVLTNAEGIVRNTQYYVSSRKFADAQPQVLHTLLDELNQVDQWGRNNVSAVAAQLSPLVGLDTATLELALGRAGYGVQPITDATLAYQQEIADTFTELKLIPKKLTVADARWNTVG, encoded by the coding sequence ATGGCTTCATCAGATCATTCCACGCCCGGCGCGCAGCCGGTCGATTCCAGTCGCCGCACGCTTCTGAAGGCGGCAGGCGCGCTCGCCGTGGGCACCGGCGCCGTCATGGCGGGAGGCGCTGGAGCGCTACTGTCGAGTTCGTCGGCGCTCGCGCAGGGGAATGCAAAAACGTTGCGGATCGGCTTCCAGAAGTACGGAAATTTCGTCGTCCTGAAGGCACGCGGCTCGCTCGAAAAGCGCCTCGCCCAGCAAGGCGTGGGGGTGCAGTGGCTCGAATTTCCCGCCGGACCGCAATTGCTCGAAGGCTTGAACGCGGGCGCGGTGGATGTCGGCACGGTCGGCGAAACGCCGCCTATCTTTGCCCAGGCCGGCGGCGTCGATTTCGTCTACATCGCCAACGAGCCGCCCGCGCCCAAAGGCGAAGCGCTGGTCGTGCAGCAGGATTCGCCGATCCGCACGGTGGCGGACCTGCGCGGCAAGAAAGTCGCGCTCAATCGCGGCTCGAACGTCCACTATCTGCTGGTCAAGGCCTTGCAGCGCGCCGGCCTGGCTTATACCGATATCCAGCCCATCTACCTCACGCCCGCCGACGCACGCGCCGCATTCGTGCAGCGCAGTGTCGACGCGTGGGTGATCTGGGATCCGTATCTGGCCGCCATCCAGCGTCAGGCCAATGCGCGGGTGCTGACCAATGCCGAAGGCATCGTGCGCAACACCCAGTACTACGTCTCGTCGCGCAAGTTTGCCGACGCCCAGCCGCAGGTGCTGCATACGCTGCTCGACGAGCTGAACCAGGTGGACCAGTGGGGACGCAACAATGTCTCCGCGGTGGCCGCCCAGTTGTCGCCGCTCGTCGGACTCGATACGGCGACGCTCGAGCTGGCGCTGGGACGCGCCGGTTACGGCGTGCAACCGATCACCGATGCCACGCTCGCGTATCAGCAGGAGATTGCGGACACGTTCACCGAGCTCAAGCTGATTCCGAAGAAGCTGACCGTCGCCGATGCGCGCTGGAACACGGTCGGCTGA
- a CDS encoding response regulator — MPAFTAVDKDQFRRIIRRNIVLPLAMGLLTAVVFVALVAYLVNTMSWAEHSERVIGNANEIMRLAVDRESSMRGFLITGDESFLAPYELGQARFQTEINSLMDMVSDNPPQVDRLKRIQAVQALWDNYAQQMIDLRRRNQAYEPEAASTRGKIAFDETRRLFSDFLDAELVLRRERAIATRNVMAVMVGIFLFFSVVVSLFLAWRGRRELLDLSASYDGVLRQQDEQTEVLQQQVWLRSGQRLLAEKVVGQTTPTLVGRAMLEFLAQYLGVSVAALYIRDKETGTLHRAASYGFSLESEQASQHFQNAESLIGQAALTRRTILLKDVPDDYVKVVSGLGMSPPRNLIVLPIENDGVVNGVVELGFMRALVERDQELLQLIAGGMGDFLEAALYRERLQDTLVEMQQLNEELQVQQEELRVSNEGLEERGRALLDSQSRLENQQAELEQTNVQLEEYAQRLERQKADLLRAQDELSTNAARLEQSSRYKSEFLANMSHELRTPLNSSLILAKLLQQNRTGNLTEEQVRYAETIHASNSDLLVLINDILDLSKVEAGQISIELETVSLDGTLQSLRETFAPMAAAKHLKLSFDRAPGVPDTMITDSQRTVQVLRNLLSNAVKFTERGEVSLSVAPAEDGLLRFEVRDSGIGIAADKLEMIFEAFQQADGSTSRHYGGSGLGLSISREFARLLGGRITVASEPGKGSVFTLWLPSDASAAVAAAEAEKAGQSEAGAAGSDAFRPSFNSAATPVPVAHASSSFAPSVNAASAITAAITTAAATATTGAAALQPARPAEAGARNGAEESGGAPIGDDRYERARGSRLILAIEDDIPFAEILRDLAHELDFDFLHATDAASGVALVRDMRPAAVLLDVGLPDRSGLTVLEWLKNDPLTRHIPIHIVSATDHADKALHLGAIGYTLKPTARSTLEAAIRRLEARLQQRLKRVLVIEDDAAMRESIRALLQSANTEIVAVATLASAFDELAASSFDCVVTDLALPDGTGYDLLERLALDAAHLALPVIVYTGRMLSSEEEHRLRRYSKSIIIKGAKSPERLLDEVTLFLHSVESSLAPEQQRMLRTVRQRDNAFEGRNILLAEDDVRNIFALSHVIEPLGAKLQIARNGREALELLETQPEVDLVLMDIMMPEMDGLTAMAEIRRNPRFAHLPIIALTAKAMANDRVRCLEAGADDYISKPIDVDKLVSLCRVWLRQR, encoded by the coding sequence ATGCCTGCCTTCACTGCTGTCGACAAAGACCAGTTCCGCCGCATCATCCGTCGCAACATCGTGCTGCCGCTAGCCATGGGTCTATTGACCGCCGTGGTGTTCGTCGCGCTGGTTGCTTACCTGGTGAATACGATGAGCTGGGCCGAGCACTCGGAGCGGGTGATCGGCAACGCCAACGAAATAATGCGGCTCGCCGTGGACCGCGAGTCGTCCATGCGCGGCTTCCTGATTACCGGCGACGAAAGTTTTCTGGCGCCGTACGAGTTGGGGCAAGCGCGCTTCCAGACCGAGATCAATTCGCTGATGGATATGGTCTCCGACAACCCGCCCCAGGTCGATCGCCTCAAGCGGATCCAGGCGGTGCAGGCACTATGGGACAACTACGCGCAGCAGATGATCGATCTGCGCCGCAGGAACCAGGCCTACGAACCGGAAGCGGCGAGCACCCGCGGCAAGATCGCTTTCGACGAGACGCGCCGGCTGTTCAGCGACTTTCTCGATGCGGAGCTGGTTCTGAGGCGGGAGCGTGCCATTGCCACGCGCAATGTCATGGCCGTCATGGTCGGCATCTTTCTGTTCTTTAGCGTGGTGGTCAGCCTGTTTCTGGCGTGGCGGGGGCGGCGCGAGTTGCTCGACCTGTCCGCATCCTACGATGGTGTGCTCAGGCAACAGGACGAGCAGACCGAGGTGTTGCAACAGCAGGTCTGGTTGCGCTCGGGGCAGCGGCTGCTCGCCGAGAAGGTGGTGGGGCAAACCACGCCGACGCTCGTCGGCCGCGCCATGCTCGAGTTTCTGGCGCAGTATCTGGGCGTGTCGGTGGCGGCGCTCTATATCCGCGACAAGGAAACCGGCACGCTGCATCGCGCCGCATCCTACGGTTTCAGCCTCGAAAGCGAACAGGCCTCGCAGCATTTCCAGAATGCCGAGAGCCTGATCGGCCAGGCCGCGCTGACGCGCCGGACCATCCTGCTGAAGGACGTGCCGGACGATTACGTGAAGGTCGTATCGGGCCTCGGCATGAGCCCGCCCAGGAACCTGATTGTTTTGCCCATCGAGAACGACGGCGTCGTCAACGGGGTGGTCGAACTCGGCTTCATGCGCGCGCTGGTCGAACGCGACCAGGAACTCCTGCAACTGATTGCCGGCGGCATGGGCGACTTCCTCGAGGCCGCGCTGTATCGCGAGCGCCTGCAGGACACGCTGGTCGAGATGCAGCAACTGAACGAGGAACTGCAGGTTCAACAGGAAGAACTGCGCGTCTCGAACGAAGGCCTGGAAGAGCGCGGCCGCGCGCTGCTCGATTCGCAGTCGCGGCTCGAAAACCAGCAGGCCGAGCTGGAACAGACCAATGTGCAGCTCGAAGAGTACGCGCAGCGTCTCGAACGGCAAAAAGCCGATCTGTTGCGCGCGCAGGACGAACTGTCCACCAACGCGGCACGGCTCGAACAGTCGAGCCGCTACAAGTCCGAGTTCCTCGCCAACATGTCGCACGAGTTGCGCACGCCGCTGAACAGCTCGCTGATCCTCGCCAAACTGCTGCAGCAAAACCGCACCGGCAATCTGACCGAAGAGCAGGTGCGCTACGCGGAAACGATTCACGCGTCCAATAGCGATCTGCTGGTGCTGATCAACGACATTCTCGATCTCTCGAAGGTCGAGGCCGGACAGATCAGCATCGAACTGGAAACCGTCTCGCTCGACGGCACGCTGCAGTCGCTGCGCGAAACCTTTGCGCCGATGGCCGCGGCGAAGCACCTGAAGCTGAGCTTCGATCGCGCGCCCGGTGTGCCCGACACGATGATCACCGACAGCCAGCGCACGGTGCAGGTGCTGCGCAATCTGCTGTCGAACGCCGTGAAATTCACCGAGCGCGGCGAGGTGTCGCTGAGCGTGGCGCCGGCCGAAGACGGCCTGTTGCGTTTCGAGGTGCGCGACTCCGGCATCGGCATTGCGGCGGACAAGCTGGAGATGATTTTCGAGGCCTTCCAGCAGGCCGACGGTTCCACCAGCCGGCACTACGGCGGCAGTGGCCTCGGTCTGTCGATTTCGCGCGAATTCGCGCGGCTGCTGGGCGGACGTATTACGGTGGCGAGCGAACCGGGCAAGGGCAGTGTGTTCACACTGTGGCTGCCGAGCGATGCGAGCGCCGCAGTGGCCGCTGCAGAGGCTGAGAAAGCTGGGCAGAGCGAAGCTGGGGCGGCTGGGTCTGACGCTTTTAGACCATCATTCAACTCGGCTGCCACGCCCGTGCCGGTGGCGCATGCTTCGTCGTCCTTCGCACCGTCCGTCAACGCGGCGAGCGCCATAACGGCCGCCATAACGACCGCCGCAGCGACCGCCACGACAGGCGCCGCCGCACTCCAGCCGGCGCGACCCGCCGAAGCCGGCGCACGCAACGGCGCCGAGGAAAGCGGCGGCGCGCCGATCGGCGACGACCGCTACGAGCGGGCGCGCGGCAGCCGGCTGATTCTCGCGATCGAGGACGACATCCCGTTCGCCGAGATCCTGCGCGACCTGGCCCACGAGCTCGACTTCGACTTTCTGCACGCCACCGATGCCGCGAGCGGCGTCGCCCTGGTGCGCGACATGCGGCCCGCGGCCGTGCTGCTCGACGTCGGTTTGCCGGACCGCTCGGGCCTGACCGTGCTCGAATGGCTGAAGAACGATCCGCTCACGCGGCATATCCCGATCCACATCGTCTCGGCCACCGATCACGCCGACAAGGCGCTGCACCTTGGCGCCATCGGCTATACGCTCAAGCCGACCGCACGCTCGACGCTGGAAGCGGCGATCCGCCGCCTCGAAGCGCGCCTGCAGCAACGCCTGAAGCGCGTACTGGTGATCGAAGACGATGCGGCGATGCGCGAGAGCATTCGCGCGCTGCTGCAAAGCGCGAACACGGAAATCGTCGCCGTGGCGACGCTCGCGAGCGCCTTCGACGAACTGGCGGCGAGCAGCTTCGATTGCGTGGTGACGGATCTCGCGCTGCCGGACGGCACCGGCTACGACCTGCTCGAACGGCTCGCACTCGACGCCGCCCATCTCGCGCTGCCGGTGATCGTCTATACCGGCCGGATGCTGTCCAGCGAAGAAGAGCACCGGCTGCGCCGCTATTCGAAATCGATCATCATCAAGGGGGCGAAATCGCCCGAACGGCTGCTCGACGAAGTGACGCTGTTCCTGCATAGCGTGGAATCGTCGCTCGCGCCGGAGCAGCAACGCATGCTGCGCACCGTGCGGCAACGCGACAACGCGTTCGAAGGCCGCAACATCCTGCTGGCCGAAGACGACGTGCGCAACATTTTCGCGCTGTCGCACGTGATCGAGCCGCTCGGCGCGAAGCTGCAGATTGCGCGCAACGGCCGCGAAGCGCTCGAGTTGCTGGAGACGCAACCTGAGGTCGATCTGGTGCTGATGGACATCATGATGCCGGAGATGGACGGCCTGACGGCGATGGCCGAGATCCGCCGCAATCCGCGCTTTGCCCACCTGCCGATCATCGCGCTGACCGCGAAGGCGATGGCGAACGACCGGGTGCGCTGCCTGGAGGCGGGTGCGGACGACTACATCTCGAAGCCGATCGACGTCGACAAGCTCGTCTCGCTGTGCCGCGTGTGGTTGCGGCAGCGCTAG
- a CDS encoding DUF6622 family protein: MEQHAEGGQHAKRVGQALSHGEATPILTGVRHAKPILNVGPLLRSLCTAAINPHYIAFQAAPRGQRMGTPERRNVQTPKPRKQSPNTSRRIRAVSRHTLSFCRKPLERGGSRPEDVRHRTHSLIDTEPAAMFTAILLQTPHWVWGVLAALAVVGFKQTLPRRRSLGSSTTLPLLMAFLSLYGVMSAFSRQPLALAAWVAGGAVTLLLAQTLRVWGEIRWLPQERSVLMPGSWLPLVLLLGLFSVKFAVGVALSITPSLAVDADFAGFAGLVYGAFSGVFLARALAVWRVVRQSMQHDAAY; the protein is encoded by the coding sequence ATGGAGCAGCACGCCGAGGGTGGTCAGCACGCCAAGCGCGTTGGGCAAGCACTTTCTCATGGTGAGGCAACCCCTATCCTGACAGGTGTCCGGCACGCGAAGCCTATCCTGAACGTAGGACCTTTGCTCCGCTCCCTCTGTACGGCAGCCATCAATCCACATTACATAGCCTTTCAGGCAGCGCCGCGCGGCCAGCGCATGGGAACGCCGGAACGCCGAAACGTCCAAACGCCGAAGCCTCGCAAGCAATCGCCAAACACTTCGCGTCGAATCCGGGCCGTTTCGCGCCACACCTTGTCATTCTGTCGCAAACCGCTCGAACGTGGCGGAAGCCGGCCCGAAGATGTGCGTCATCGAACCCACTCGTTGATAGACACGGAGCCCGCCGCCATGTTCACTGCCATTCTCCTGCAAACGCCCCATTGGGTCTGGGGCGTACTCGCCGCCCTCGCCGTCGTCGGCTTCAAGCAGACGCTGCCGCGCCGCCGATCGCTGGGCAGCAGCACCACCCTGCCGCTCCTGATGGCGTTCCTGTCACTGTACGGTGTCATGTCAGCCTTTTCCCGCCAACCGCTGGCGCTGGCCGCCTGGGTCGCCGGCGGCGCCGTGACGCTGTTGCTGGCGCAGACCCTGCGCGTGTGGGGTGAAATTCGCTGGCTGCCGCAGGAGCGCAGCGTGCTGATGCCGGGAAGCTGGCTGCCGCTCGTCCTGCTGCTCGGACTGTTTTCGGTCAAGTTCGCGGTCGGCGTGGCGCTCTCCATCACCCCGAGCCTCGCCGTCGACGCCGATTTCGCCGGATTTGCCGGCCTCGTCTACGGCGCGTTCAGCGGCGTGTTCCTCGCCCGCGCCCTGGCGGTGTGGCGAGTGGTACGGCAATCGATGCAGCACGACGCGGCCTATTGA
- a CDS encoding sensor histidine kinase has product MPPYPIVFKWLWRELRITILISLACTFMFGPISDGEFGSNLFYSFTVTLCIQALIETGRYGLSSPLFRRPPESPQDRTPENLAAQRRWPGWALMTPWVAMSAVVGYVGGHRLGDLITGTHHPTLGFMRNAQSLLPTLLPAFVLAIGCTYFFYVRGRLAATEARAQAALRTSAENQLKLLVSQLEPHMLFNTLANLRVLIGTDPARAQAMLDHLNGFLRATLDASRSSSHALAAEFARIGDYLELMQVRMGPRLRGTLDLPAELSSLPVPPLLLQPLVENSIKHGLEPSVSGGQIEIAARRDGHALVLSVRDTGVGLGAAPSHGSRFGMQQVRERLAALYGNAASLELTAPDDGRGGALAVVRLPVA; this is encoded by the coding sequence ATGCCCCCGTATCCGATCGTTTTCAAATGGCTTTGGCGTGAACTGCGCATCACGATCCTCATCTCGCTGGCCTGCACGTTCATGTTCGGCCCGATATCGGACGGGGAGTTCGGCTCCAATCTGTTCTACTCGTTCACCGTCACGCTGTGCATCCAGGCTCTGATCGAAACGGGGCGCTACGGCCTGTCGAGCCCACTGTTCCGGCGCCCTCCCGAGAGTCCGCAAGACCGCACGCCCGAGAACCTCGCGGCCCAGCGGCGCTGGCCAGGCTGGGCCTTGATGACGCCGTGGGTGGCGATGTCGGCCGTAGTGGGTTACGTCGGCGGGCATCGGCTCGGCGATCTGATCACCGGCACGCATCATCCGACGCTCGGCTTCATGCGCAATGCGCAGTCGCTGTTGCCCACCCTCTTGCCTGCGTTCGTGCTGGCGATCGGCTGCACCTATTTCTTCTATGTCCGTGGGCGGCTCGCCGCGACCGAGGCACGCGCACAAGCTGCGTTGCGCACCTCCGCGGAGAATCAGTTGAAGCTGCTGGTGTCGCAACTGGAGCCGCACATGCTGTTCAACACGCTCGCCAATCTGCGCGTGCTGATCGGTACGGACCCGGCCCGGGCCCAGGCGATGCTCGATCATCTGAACGGCTTTCTGCGCGCCACGCTCGACGCCTCGCGTTCCAGCTCGCACGCGCTGGCCGCGGAGTTTGCCCGCATCGGCGATTACCTCGAGTTGATGCAGGTCCGCATGGGACCGCGCCTGCGCGGCACGCTCGATCTGCCCGCCGAGCTGAGCAGCCTGCCCGTGCCGCCGCTGCTGCTGCAACCGCTGGTCGAAAATTCGATCAAGCATGGGCTCGAACCGAGCGTGTCGGGCGGGCAGATCGAGATCGCCGCCCGCCGCGACGGCCACGCGCTCGTGCTGAGCGTGCGCGACACGGGTGTCGGCCTCGGCGCCGCGCCCTCGCACGGCAGCCGCTTCGGCATGCAGCAGGTGCGCGAACGGCTCGCGGCGCTGTACGGCAACGCAGCTTCGCTTGAACTGACCGCTCCGGACGACGGCCGCGGCGGCGCGCTCGCCGTGGTCCGCTTGCCCGTCGCCTGA